A segment of the Mercurialis annua linkage group LG4, ddMerAnnu1.2, whole genome shotgun sequence genome:
TCTTACAGTATAACACCGTTTATTGTTTGGAATAATTCTAAAAACACACGTAAGGATTAAGTAAAGGCCTAATAACTTAAAAACTCGACTTTTAGaagtctttttttaatttcatcccGACgttaaaaaattgtcaattttgcccaatttttaattttcggttttcaattgtactccatttaataacttttgacaatttttttacttGAAGATGAAATCATCcacataattaaatttaaggataaaattatatttttttcatttgaaaaagtacaaaaacatctttcatctttaaaaactaacaaaaaaaataattaaattaaaactaattgcAAATCGCTGTTCTCCGTCAGTGCTAGAGTGTTTAGATTATCAGTATCGACTGTAATTAGGTGCTCAGTTCCATAACTTTCTTGGGAAAATTAGAATTTCAAAGcaagaaaattagaaaaacactTCAAGAATTGAAAGATTTTTGTCAAATGACCAAATAAATTGGCGTAGCAGAAGTATAAAGAATTGAAGGATTTTTGTCATTCTGAGTGCCTATTGTTTGAGACatgttaattgtttttgtttcttgaaCAATCTAGATTCAAAAGGGAGAATTGCCAACTATAGACAATTAGACATCCTCACTAAAGTTAACATATATACTGATGTAGCCAGAAAATTTAATCATGAGAGCGAGTTTCAAATTATGATCGATAATTTCTTTGAACAAACGATCATTTCACTATATCAAATTGCATTAAATCAGCCTCTCCCTCATCTTCGCCCACTTTTAATCCGCGTTTGAAACACActcttgataaaaaaattggaaaatagtctaaaataatctttaatatttttttcaattttttaaattagtacttgaagatttttattttttatttttacaaatttaaaatttttaaagcaaattactctatggtacctcacatttgtcataatttacagtttgataacccttgtttgaaaatcaaacgatttggtacctcggtcttgattttgtaaactataaggtccttctgttaaatataggtactcaatcgttaacggaatgaaatgtgaggtaccaaatcgtttacaaatgagGTATCTAAtcgtttacataattgaaactgtggtatcaaatcgtttatataattgaaactgaggtatcaaatcgtttgaaagtaaatttcaaattattaacggaactaacagaaggaccttatagtttataaaattaaaactgaggtaataaatcgtttgattttcaaacaaggggtaccaaactatgaattatgacaaatgtggGGTACCttatagtaatttgctcaaaattTTATTGTACTTTTTTATCCCTCCATACCCACGATCTGTTGCTACCGACTACCGCCGCTGGAAAAAACATTGGCACCATGGTGAATAGCATATCCATCCGGATCTATTATTCATCGATGAGTAGGTTTACTCTTCTTTGAGATCTAGGTCTACTCTATTCACGGTGGTGGCTACTGGAAAATAATTTCCCGACGATGGTCGGTTGCGGCGGGTCGGTGGTATTTGTTGGAAAAAAATTCTGACGATGGATATAGAGTCGAGGACAATTTCCAGTGGGTGCGGTGGTCGAAATAGAGCAGTTTACGGTGGGAATGGAGGGGTAAATTGATCCGGTTTTACATAATTTAGAAGGGGCCATAATTCTCActcttttaaaatgtttttgatACGATTTGCATAGCTACGGGTTTGTTTGAcccaaatgaattttttaatatttcgttCCAAATTCGGACGTACAAATTACCCCGaatctaggtagcacggataCGGATACGGGGAAACGGGACACTTGAACACGGCGAAACggtataattttaaagtttcctatgtataaaatgaagtttcgtgtccgaaacgtcaagtgtccgaaacgtttccgaaacgggaaacgtcgattgaatgaagtgttcgTGCTACCTAGGCCCGAACAGAGCTTTGCACTGATAATGCTAGTGGATTATTAACTTATTTGTCATTCTATAGTACCACTTAGCTTTAGAGACTaatgaaatttaaaacattaaattactTTTGTTTGTTTTACTGAGACCATTGATTATTCTTTTTGTCATTTGTTTATTCAGCAAAATATAAAACTGGtgaatttcaaaattatatttacaAAGAAAATTCTCTAAAATAATAGTCGCAACATCAGGGTTAATGACCATTAAATTtggtttttgttaattatttccgAAATTATCACCCAAAAACTCATAAATCTCATTTTATACCTTccagaccgcggaactgttccgcggtttgtgtaaaccgcggaacagttccgcggtctgtcctacgtggctcctcgctggaggagccacataggcaaaagcaaaccgcgtaacacTTACGCGGTTTGCATTGCCAACGTGGCAAACCGCGTAAgtgttacgcggtttgcttgtgcagccagggaattaattccctggctgcactgattgggagaaaattctcccaatcattttgattttattttaaatgattgggaggttttctcccaatcatttaaaaaaaaattaaataaaaatttaaaaatgagaaaaccttttattaaaaaaaatttacgttttaattgttgaactttttaaatttaaaacatttgaattagttaatttttttaacattctacaaaaataaatttataaaatactacaaaataattatattaacaaatattcaaatatatacttcataacaataacatatttaataaactaaaaattacaaattaaaaaagattactACATCAGATAATAATGTACAAAGTACAAAAAAGAAATCACCTAGGAGTCCTATCGTCATATCTGCTAGTTACCGGGAGGTTCGAGCGCAAGTTGTTTCTGTTACGGTTCGCCCGACGGCCTGTACTGATGGTGAGGTAACGTCGACCTGGGCGACCATCACCATCTCCCTCTCCTGCATCGGCGTCCTCGTCGTCGGCTCCGTCGTCACCCTGCTGGTCCTGGGGAATGGCCGTACTCGTCGTTGCTGGTGGCGGGGTAACAAATTCTCCTTGTTGGCGGAACATCATCGCCTCCATGCTGTCTAGACCTAACCAACTGCTACCATATGACAGAAAGTCTGTAGTCCCAGGTGTCTGTGGAAGTCCCTGTGAAGCTGGAAAGTCCTGTGTACCCTGTGTAGGCTGATCCCACTGCACCTGAAAAGGAGGCACCGTAGGTGGTACATAAGCAGGCGGCGGTGGAACAAAAGGCGAAGAAGGTCCTGGTGGCACTGGATATGAACACGACCCCTCAAAATAGTGATGTGCCGAATCCCCGTAAAACTGGccagaagaagaaggaggaccCGATGAAAAGGGTGGCGGTGCAGAGCTGGACCCCGCGTAATAGTAATGCCCTCTGAAAGGATGAAAAACCACTGGGGGAGGCATAGGATCAGTCGGACGCTGAGGTGGTGCAGGGGGGTGACGCCGCTGTCGCCGTCGATGTCGCAGTGTAGTCGGATCTATCGGCGCGTCAGGTATGACTGGTAGTCGATGCGGCGGTATAGAAGGCTCGATAGGGGGCGATGTAACATCACGGCGGTCCTCTCTAGTGCCTCTCTGTGTGCTGGCTGCGAACCGCCGAAGCTCAGTGTCAACAGGAGCATCCCTACGTACACGCTCCACAAAATCGGCCTgcaaataaagatataatacgttaaaaaagtagaaaattaacccacaatttattgattaattaattgaaaaacatataatttaaaaaaatacctgTGCTCCGAGCTCAGCGCCCTGTCGTGTGATCCAGCGACGCGTGACAtaccgaaaccaatccatatactCGGAATGATAATGAGGTGGGTCCTGGAGGGGCTGTCCTGAAATTACAAACCGGAGCCGGTCGTCCCACACACGAATGTAGTGAGAGTGTGTCTGGATCCAAGATGAGCTGCTCTTCAGGGTAAGGGAGTGTTGTGAGTGGTCCTGAAGTGGGGCGTCTGGAATACCCTGCTGCAATCCGAACTGCTGCAGAACTCTGTCTGCCTGGTGCCACTCcacaatatgaaaataaataagtgGAACTGTGGCCCGCCAAATAGCGCGCCCATCTAAACAATACGCTGGGATAGTGTCCAGCATATCATCAGTGTACGGCTGCCAGATAAACTGCATGTATAAAATACAAGACATTTAGTATTAAAACATTCCCACAATGAGCTATTTAACATACGAGATAATAAAACCGAAACATAATTTCTTACATCTTCGTAGCGAGATGTGTCAAGCCGAACACGGATGTCAGGCAGCGAGTGTCGAGCCGCACGGCTGGCGTTTCTCCGGCCTCCCCATCTGTTATTCAAGAACAACAACACATTAATCCGTCAATATTTaagaaatagaataaaattaaaaaatattaaataacagtAAAACACACCTGTCGCCCAGTGGTAGATGTGGTGAAATAGTGGGATCGGCAAGAGCGGGAGCAATAACTCTAAGTCGGTCCAATGCCCACAACTGCAGTATCCACAACGGCCCGCCCATGTTGCGGCGATTCGCAGACCGCAACGAACATGAGCAAAGCTCGTGATATAAGTAAGCCAGTGTCGCCGATCCCCAGCTGTAGGTCCGAACTGCCGCCAAGTCCTCTAAAAGTGGAAGAATCCGTAACAAAGTCTTTCCACTACCGAGGTCAGTGAAGCACAATCCTGTGACAGCGAGCAAGAGATACGCCCGTGTGTACCGATGGACAAGCTCGTCAGTCGCCTGGTCTGGTAATGCACCGAAGTCGGGGAAACTCTCTAGGATCCAAGAAGTCTGGACTGTGGAATTTGCAGGCTTTTTAGGATATCTGCCCGCAGGAATCCCCAAAACCCTCTCTGCCACTGCAGCCCAATCATGTACAATACCTCCTGTAACAGCATGACCGTCTACTGGTAATCCGGTCTGAATGGCCACGTCCTGTAGTGTAACCGTGCACTCTCCGCCAGGTAAGTGAAAAGTGTGGGTCTCCGGCCTCCACCTCTCCACAAGGGCTGTGATCAGCTGCATGTCGACGCTGTAGTGACGCATAGCAAAACAGCCTGCAAATCCAGTAGGCTCGATCATCGACCGAATACGGTGGTCCAACCTAGCGAACGGCAGAACAGCGCTCCTTCTAGTCGTACAGCTAGCGCGAGACAGAAATCCCTCGTCAGATCcctgaaaaaaataaacattaagttagttcaaaaatttaattaagttgCAAACGTAACTGTTGACAAAAAATAAGATGCAAACGTAAGTTACCGTGCCATCCCAGACATCCTGAGAGATATGGTCATGCTGTAAAAAAAGTAGCGCCGGTCTTTCAGGACCCGGCTGCATGTGATCGTGAGCAGCTGCCATGGCTGCAATTTGTTCAATGcaaattattaaacaattaaatcataataatatcaaacactTGTTCACAAATAATatgaaacaattaaataaaaataacttcatCAATTATACGGTCAAGTAAAAGTGTTACAAGAGTTtgttatttaaactaaataactaaacaaacacaaaatagaATGAGCTGccagattttaaattttaatagaacACAAATGGAATTACAACATCCTTAGTACATGATAAATGGAAACAGAAATTCTCACATCACTGAACTCTAAAAGGACATGAACTAAGGTTATGACCATATGTAAGACATCTTCTACAGTAGTTGCTATTCCGCCTGTCCCTAAATGTCTGGTCCATTTCATTCCTACGCCTACTCTCAACCGGCCTACCCTTCTTCCTCATCCACTGTCTGTTAGGAACAAATGGAATTTCAGCGGAATTGATCCAACGATTTCGATTCCATAAGGGTTCAAATGAAACAGAGCTCCACGCTAAGATTCCATACTCGCATTTGTAATACCATGAAATGTAGTCACGGTAGTTCTCTCCATATTGGTTGCAGGCAGCTATCGCATGGGAGCACGGAATTTTCCATTGTTGAAATTTTCCACAGGTGCATGTCCCGTTCAGTAGACGAACTTGCTGTGTATTGCCACCCTTTTGTCTTACATTGTCGCACTGGGTCAAGACATTGAATACCTTCTGTGCCACGTTGAACTGTGAAGCCGTATGAGTCTTTGACTTATTTTCCCAAGTCTCAATTCTGTGTGCACAGACTGGAGTCCACATGAAACCGGATGCCAACCACATTTTATAGTCGTTCACATGCTTAATGAATACGGAATTGACCTTGTTAAATATTGCTTCCAACATGGCTGTGATAGGGAGCCCCCGAATGTTCTTTAACATCGCGTTGACCGACTCAGCGTAGTTTGTTGTCATCACACCATGCCGCATTCCAGACGTGTCGCCACTCATGCTCCATTTTCTAACATCAAGGCGGTCAAGATACGCATAACCCTCAGGTGAATCCGCCTCTATCAATGACATGTACCGATCTCTTTTATGCTCTTGGTATGCGCGTCCTACACGTCGATTAAACCGTCAATATTTTCCCATCAACCAAAAATTTATGTATTATATGAAATGACAAGAAAATTACCAGCTTTTTCAGCAAGCTTTTTGAGATATTTTTTCTTGAAGGCGTTGTGGAAGTTGCTCACTAGGTGTCTAATACACCACTTGTGGGTATCACCCGCCCACTCAGGCCCCTCCATGGCACTCATAATACCGGAGCCGCGATCAGATATGATACACACCTTTCGCTCACCCAAAACATACCTCTTCAACATCCTCATGAAATACCTCCAGGATGCGGCAGTTTCCGACTTCACAATGGCAAAAGCTATCGGCATGATGTGATTGTTCCCTTCAATTGCAGAAGCAATCAACAAAGTCATTTCGTATTTTCCATATGTGTGGGTGCCGTCGATGTACACCACAGGCTTGCAATACTGAAAACCCTTCACCACTGGCTCGTAAGTCCAAAACATATGCTTGAAAGTTCTGAATTGTGGATTGTTTTCAATTGGTGTACCTGTGCATACACCgttattagtaattattaaatcgaacatatttttaatactcgaaatttttaaaaaattatcggTAGCATGCCAGACTGTCCTGGGATTAGCAACGGTGACATTCGTCATAAAATTGCAAATCTCCTTGAAAGAGTCGTCCCATTGTCCGAACCTGTTTGCAATGGCCTTTTCCTTGGCATACCATGTTTTTTTGTATCCGGGCCTAACtcgcaatttttgaaaaatgccCTCTTGAAGCGTTTTAATCCTAATGTCACGTTGCAGATGCAATTGCGTGTCGATGTGTTCAGCTATCTGTCGCGCTCTTAAATTGCGATGGTCTTGGTTCATTGATTGGCCGCTGCATTGGTGGGGGCCGTTATATCTTGTTATTATCCAGTCTGACTCGCCTTTCAAAAGCGACGCACGCAACCTCCAATTGCAAGTGTCATTGTTCACACACACAAGAACTATTGTTTTACCATTTGTTACACTGCTCTTGTATTCTTTATTAGCTGCAATGTGATAACTCGCCGCGCATGTCTGGACAGCATACCTCGAACTAAAAACCATCCCCAATTCAAACTCTTTGCCTGCTTCCcatattgcattttctttaggCCACAGATTCATATTGACACACATGTCGTCAACATTCTGATGCGTGTACTCATGAGGAAGGCGCGACTCAAAATGATCTGTATTTTGTTCCGACCCACCACCGACATTCTCACCATGTGTGCCATCTCCATTATCACCACCgatgtcatcatcatcatcatcctcgtTGTCATCAGCAACGGCCCCGTAGAagtgttcttcttcctcatccTCATCACTAAAATCATCACCatcgtctacatccgcacagtcgtctacatccgcacaaTCGTCTACATCCACAGagtcgtctacatccgcacgTACTTGAGATAACGGATTGTACACAATATAAAACTCAAGTACCCTCATTTGTGGCGTCCGCGAAACATTACGCCACATTGCTTGCATATGAACATCTGTCTCCATAGGAAAACcatcatatttttgaaatcttccATGTTCATCGAACCGAGGCACTCGTAGATAAATCTTCACTATCTCGTCACCATCCTTCAGCCCAATTACCCTTCTAATTACGACTTGTAGTTGTGCAAAATTCACTACACTCGTCAGCTCAACCAGTTCTGATTTACCAGAAACATAATCAACTCCACCCGGAGTCGATAATATTGTACCATCCCAATAAATTTTTAGGGCTGGCAGCTCATTTGTCGTCATtactacattaaaaaaatataattttaactacatTTTTAGGGCTGGCAGCTCATTAAAAAGAGGGCTACtctcatttaaaatataattcaaatattctacatgtcaagttcaaatttttaataattagccgATTTAAATGTAAATACGAATATTTTATGTTAACTTTTTTCACAAACCtacagttataaaaaaattatattttctctaaatactgttaaaaacaaatacctattatatttaattttttagtatcgaatctatttatataatataaaacataaattttaatattttgcacTAATTCCaacctaatataaaaatattctaaaaatttcatatattcgattttctaattttaatttactctattttacatttatataaattttatacacattattctaattttatttacacattaatctaatttattttataatatatatttttaaaaaatttaactaaatctaactaTATCTATGGGTTAACtctatatttatttaactaactacatttcaaacattattttaatcTAACTACACatcaaacattatttaaatctaactacattcaataattaaaaataacatatctataaattttaaagactCACCCGATAATTCcgctaaaaaataatattctgcgccaaaaaataatattccgccACGAAAACCAACTCCGCAAAATCTTCTCCACAATAATgcgccaaaaaataatatttcgcCACGAAAACCGACTCCGCGAAATTTTCTCCACAATAATACCccgatttaaaatttttatctCTCTactatctctctctctctctctacatatctctctctctctctataaatttttttctcaaattgtgATATAAGGGGGAACGGGTTGGTTCCCCCTTTTATAGTGGTGTAGACCGCGGAAAATTTCCGCGGTCTACAACCACTCGGTcagagggaatttattccctctgacagggaataaattccctctgtaaaccgcggaagagttccgcggtttacagtgacgtgtcactgtaaaccgcgtaactcttccgcggtttacagtgaCGTGGCTCCACCTGCATCCAGGTGGAGCCACATGtgcagaccgcggaacacttccgcggtttaccCAAAACCGCttaagtgttccgcggtctgtaTGATATAAATGGGGAAAATTTTTTAATCTGGGGTTAGTTTaagaattttgtttaattttacaaataaaaacgtcATTAACCCGCAACATCACACTTAAATCTATATCAATGGTATTGTgggtttaaaataaaaagattactACAACAATGATGAGGTATTCCAAAAAGAGacaaacttaaaaataaaaatttcaaaatgcaAACTCCCAAAATTAGAAACCcttatttgtttcctaacgaaCAAAGGATCGATTCACCTCCTCAACTCCGCACGAAAGATTAAATATGTACAAATTTGTAAAATAGGATCAAACAAATTCATAACTTGGCAAAAACAGTCAAGACTGTCCAAAGAGAGTGAGATTTGAGGCCCCTCAACTGTGTGAAATCGGTCAAAAGTTCCCCTCTACTCCGGCACCCTTGTT
Coding sequences within it:
- the LOC126678507 gene encoding serine/threonine-protein phosphatase 7 long form homolog produces the protein MAAAHDHMQPGPERPALLFLQHDHISQDVWDGTGSDEGFLSRASCTTRRSAVLPFARLDHRIRSMIEPTGFAGCFAMRHYSVDMQLITALVERWRPETHTFHLPGGECTVTLQDVAIQTGLPVDGHAVTGGIVHDWAAVAERVLGIPAGRYPKKPANSTVQTSWILESFPDFGALPDQATDELVHRYTRAYLLLAVTGLCFTDLGSGKTLLRILPLLEDLAAVRTYSWGSATLAYLYHELCSCSLRSANRRNMGGPLWILQLWALDRLRVIAPALADPTISPHLPLGDRWGGRRNASRAARHSLPDIRVRLDTSRYEDFIWQPYTDDMLDTIPAYCLDGRAIWRATVPLIYFHIVEWHQADRVLQQFGLQQGIPDAPLQDHSQHSLTLKSSSSWIQTHSHYIRVWDDRLRFVISGQPLQDPPHYHSEYMDWFRYVTRRWITRQGAELGAQADFVERVRRDAPVDTELRRFAASTQRGTREDRRDVTSPPIEPSIPPHRLPVIPDAPIDPTTLRHRRRQRRHPPAPPQRPTDPMPPPVVFHPFRGHYYYAGSSSAPPPFSSGPPSSSGQFYGDSAHHYFEGSCSYPVPPGPSSPFVPPPPAYVPPTVPPFQVQWDQPTQGTQDFPASQGLPQTPGTTDFLSYGSSWLGLDSMEAMMFRQQGEFVTPPPATTSTAIPQDQQGDDGADDEDADAGEGDGDGRPGRRYLTISTGRRANRNRNNLRSNLPVTSRYDDRTPR
- the LOC126678508 gene encoding uncharacterized protein LOC126678508; protein product: MFDLIITNNGVCTGTPIENNPQFRTFKHMFWTYEPVVKGFQYCKPVVYIDGTHTYGKYEMTLLIASAIEGNNHIMPIAFAIVKSETAASWRYFMRMLKRYVLGERKVCIISDRGSGIMSAMEGPEWAGDTHKWCIRHLVSNFHNAFKKKYLKKLAEKAGRAYQEHKRDRYMSLIEADSPEGYAYLDRLDVRKWSMSGDTSGMRHGVMTTNYAESVNAMLKNIRGLPITAMLEAIFNKVNSVFIKHVNDYKMWLASGFMWTPVCAHRIETWENKSKTHTASQFNVAQKVFNVLTQCDNVRQKGGNTQQVRLLNGTCTCGKFQQWKIPCSHAIAACNQYGENYRDYISWYYKCEYGILAWSSVSFEPLWNRNRWINSAEIPFVPNRQWMRKKGRPVESRRRNEMDQTFRDRRNSNYCRRCLTYGHNLSSCPFRVQ
- the LOC126678509 gene encoding uncharacterized protein LOC126678509 → MTTNELPALKIYWDGTILSTPGGVDYVSGKSELVELTSVVNFAQLQVVIRRVIGLKDGDEIVKIYLRVPRFDEHGRFQKYDGFPMETDVHMQAMWRNVSRTPQMRVLEFYIVYNPLSQVRADVDDSVDVDDCADVDDCADVDDGDDFSDEDEEEEHFYGAVADDNEDDDDDDIGGDNGDGTHGENVGGGSEQNTDHFESRLPHEYTHQNVDDMCVNMNLWPKENAIWEAGKEFELGMVFSSRYAVQTCAASYHIAANKEYKSSVTNGKTIVLVCVNNDTCNWRLRASLLKGESDWIITRYNGPHQCSGQSMNQDHRNLRARQIAEHIDTQLHLQRDIRIKTLQEGIFQKLRVRPGYKKTWYAKEKAIANSLACYR